The Misgurnus anguillicaudatus chromosome 21, ASM2758022v2, whole genome shotgun sequence genome includes a window with the following:
- the sh2d7 gene encoding uncharacterized protein sh2d7, which translates to MLTMEQIEAAMYQKMKISGKQMESMQGVERDLTMQGGQREHIIRWFVDTQAALLLYDGSFPPWFKGFISRQEAEDHLRDMIIGGFLIRLSEKGIGYILSYKGQDRCRHFVINPTKTGQVIVSGDSTTHNSLTELIDHFTTTPIQPYGEYLTSYYTEAESMEKDPKNDIYDEFQIKPTITLGVSVRALRSLWEQTSGVHHETSPDPPSKSNRKLTTSTSIDGDNLSQTIRIPTLPKKNPLLRNSLSADFAGSHPCHDQQSFSEPTTSGKTGVEQRFGSGRRDSRDPVDCDFQLKRPENSNIPSIQINCLLPFHDENIEKPQAPRFNPAPSSHAQPSTVSPSSSYASLGFTKAHTGDDQLPHTGQIALQPNPLYQELHAEKEVQPESEYDNPTTTKDKTLSAENTYQVIPDQCENDTYEHIPEIHRSNTCDDVPASDSNTYASLEEMQAYTEKKNHKWWKLRPESKKK; encoded by the exons ATGCTCACAATGGAGCAAATTGAGGCTGCCATGTACCAAAAGATGAAGATATCTGGGAAGCAGATGGAAAGTATGCAGGGAGTGGAAAGAGATCTTACTATGCAGGGAGGACAGAGGGAACACATCATCAGGTGGTTTGTGGACACTCAGGCTGCGCTACTTTTGTATGATGGAAGTTTTCCACCCTGGTTTAAAGGATTCATCTCTAGACA GGAGGCAGAAGATCACCTCAGGGACATGATTATTGGCGGTTTCCTTATCAGACTCAGTGAAAAAGGCATTGGATACATTCTTTCATACAA AGGACAGGATCGCTGTCGACATTTTGTCATAAATCCAACCAAAACTGGCCAGGTCATCGTCTCTGGTGACTCCACCACTCATAACAGTCTCACAGAGCTGATAGATCACTTTACAACCACACCCATACAGCCTTATGGAGAGTACCTCACTTCATACTACACGGAGGCTGAATCTATGGAAAAG GATcccaaaaatgatatttacgATGAGTTTCAAATTAAGCCCACTATTACGTTAGGAGTTAGTGTTAGAGCGCTAAGAAGTTTGTGGGAACAAACTAGCGGTGTTCATCATGAGACATCTCCTGACCCACCCTCCAAAAGCAACCGCAAGCTCACTACGTCCACCTCCATTGACGGAGACAACCTCTCACAG ACCATAAGGATACCAACCCTGCCAAAGAAAAACCCACTACTTCGAAATTCTTTAAGCGCTGATTTTGCTGGTTCACATCCTTGTCACGATCAGCAGAGCTTCTCTGAACCAACAACATCTGGAAAGACAGGAGTCGAACAGAGATTTGGTAGCGGCAGGAGGGATTCCCGGGACCCCGTGGACTGTGATTTTCAGTTAAAGCGGCCAGAGAACAGCAACATTCCCtctatacaaataaactgtCTGCTGCCTTTCCACGATGAAAACATTGAAAAGCCACAGGCTCCGCGCTTTAACCCTGCACCCTCCAGCCATGCGCAACCTTCCACAGTTTCACCCTCCAGCTCTTATGCTTCCCTTGGCTTTACAAAGGCCCATACTGGAGATGACCAGTTGCCACATACTGGCCAGATTGCACTGCAGCCCAATCCACTCTACCAGGAGTTGCACGCTGAGAAGGAGGTCCAACCTGAGTCAGAATATGACAATCCTACAACGACGAAAGACAAAACCCTTTCAGCTGAAAACACCTATCAAGTCATACCTGACCAATGTGAAAATGACACCTATGAGCACATACCAGAAATCCACAGAAGCAATACCTGTGACGATGTCCCGGCGTCAGACAGCAACACCTATGCAAGTTTGGAGGAAATGCAAGCATACACAGAGAAGAAG AATCACAAGTGGTGGAAATTGCGCCCGGAAAGCAAGAAAAAGTAA
- the dapk2a gene encoding death-associated protein kinase 2a: protein MAVFKQQQVEHFYEIGEELGSGQFAIVKQCREKSSGRDFAAKFIKKRQSNASRRGVLREEIEREVNILKQIHHPNIVMLHDVYENKTDVVLILELVSGGELFDFLAQKESLSEEEATQFIRQILEGVHYLHTRNIAHFDLKPENIMLLDKNVPLPRIKLIDFGLAHKIAEGVEFKNIFGTPEFVAPEIVNYEPLGLEADMWSIGVITYILLSGASPFLGETKQDTLGNISAMNYEFDDEFFGHTSELAKNFIRQLLEKDTKKRLTIQDALNHPWIKSNEHKDERSKAPERKRERRQLKTKRLKEYTIKSHSSMPPNNTYVNFERFAQVEEEISTMESSFCQLTSTQDSLQEDIDAMVSVYNEKEMWYKEESESIRHELSQLRYEFRKVEAQRKSVEEDMKSVDASVSRVSEQYKERQTRFDALQVELCAELQWVQEVVASFQVTFPNCSFSSVFNTDVNEALKELLNRSCGGDLLTGSNLDQQR, encoded by the exons ATGGCTGTTTTCAAACAACAGCAGGTTGAACATTTCTACGAGATTGGAGAGGAACTTGGAag TGGGCAGTTTGCGATTGTTAAACAATGTCGAGAAAAAAGCTCAGGCCGGGACTTTGCAGCAAAGTTCATAAAAAAGCGTCAGAGTAATGCCAGTAGACGAGGTGTGTTGCGAGAAGAGATCGAGCGGGAAGTCAACATCCTGAAGCAGATACACCATCCCAATATTGTAATGCTGCATGATGTGTATGAGAACAAGACAGATGTGGTGCTGATTTTGGAGCT AGTGTCTGGAGGAGAGCTTTTCGACTTTCTTGCTCAGAAAGAGTCTTTGAGTGAGGAGGAGGCCACACAGTTTATCAGACAAATTCTGGAGGGGGTGCACTATCTGCACACAAGGAATATCGCTCATTTTGACCTGAAG CCCGAAAACATCATGCTTCTGGATAAGAATGTTCCCCTGCCCCGAATCAAACTCATTGATTTTGGCTTGGCCCACAAAATTGCTGAGGGGGTggaatttaaaaacatctttggAACGCCAGAATTTGTTG CTCCGGAAATTGTAAATTATGAACCACTGGGACTTGAAGCAGATATGTG GAGTATTGGTGTTATTACATATATTCT GTTGAGCGGGGCATCTCCTTTCCTAGGAGAAACAAAGCAAGACACACTGGGAAATATCTCAGCCATGAACTATGAGTTTGACGATGAGTTCTTTGGCCACACCAGTGAGCTTGCCAAAAATTTTATACGACAACTGTTGGAAAAAGACACCAA AAAAAGGCTCACGATTCAAGATGCCTTGAACCACCCTTGGATCAAG TCTAATGAGCACAAGGACGAGCGCAGTAAAGCtccagagagaaagagagagcgaaGGCAGCTGAAGACCAAACGACTCAAGGAGTACACCATTAAGTCCCACTCCAGTATGCCTCCTAATAACACCTACGTCAACTTTGAACGCTTTGCTCAGGTGGAAGAGGAAATCTCAACCATGGAAAGCAGCTTCTGCCAATTGACCTCGACCCAAGACTCCCTGCAGGAAGACATTGATGCTATGGTGTCCGTCTACAACGAGAAGGAGATGTGGTACAAAGAGGAGAGCGAAAGCATCCGACATGAGTTATCCCAGCTTCGTTACGAGTTTCGTAAAGTCGAGGCACAGAGGAAAAGCGTTGAGGAAGACATGAAGAGCGTGGATGCCAGCGTTAGCAGGGTTAGTGAGCAGTATAAGGAGAGGCAAACACGGTTCGATGCCCTGCAGGTCGAGCTGTGTGCCGAGCTGCAGTGGGTGCAGGAGGTGGTGGCATCGTTTCAGGTCACTTTCCCGAACTGTAGCTTTAGCAGCGTGTTTAATACTGATGTCAATGAAGCACTGAAAGAGTTGTTGAATAGATCATGTGGAGGAGATTTGCTGACAGGTAGCAACCTGGACCAGCAGAGATAA